TGGCCAGCAGAATATCGACAACCTGGCGGCGGCTTTTCAAGCGGCCAGGCTGACGGTGATTGAAGATACCGCTATTGACGGGCGAGATTTCACCGGCGGCCGGGCCACTGCGCTGTACCGGCGGCTTATTGCCCTGCCGCAGGTTGAGGTAATGACTACGCCTGAATTTCTGCTTCGTCTGAACAAGGCCGGGACGGAATGACAGAAGGGGGTGATGTTGCTCTGACGGCAAAGACCGCGGCAATCATGGAGGAAACCAGCAACGTCCGGCGCTGATTATTGGCGTGCCGGCGGGGTTTGTTGGGGCCAGTGAAGCCAAAGAACAGCAGATGCCGGACGGAAGAGTCCCCTATATCGTCGTCCAGGGCAATCAGGGGGGAAGTCCGATTGCGGCTGCGGTTGTCAATGCCTTGCTGTATATAATTCACTAGCGCCTGAGCGGGACAACAGCCCCGGAATTTAGACTTGACAAAGCGCTGCTCAAAATGTAATACTACACGTGAGTAGAACAATTGCATATGTTGGTGTAGGTGCCCGGTTGGGCTTAATAGGGAAGTCCGGTGCAATGCCGGCGCGGTCCCGCCACTGTAATGATGAGCAACCCCAAAAAATGCCACTGAAACTGAGGTTTTGGGAAGGTTTGGCAAGCGATGAATCTGAGCCAGGAGAACTGCCTATATGACAATCACCGTTACAACCTGCGAGAGATGGGGAGGGGATTTGCGCATGATCGGCAGTTGTGCTGCTGTGCTTATTTCGCCCCGGTATATTGATTGATACCGGGCTTTTATGTTCAATAATAAAAGCATCCCCGCCGGGGATGCTTTTCGCCGTTTTAAAGGGACAGGCTTTTTGAAATCCTGAATCCCCGGCCATTGGCCGGTTTGCGCGGCATGCGTCATTTAACCGAACGGTTATGGAACAGCTTTATTCAATTACAGGAAATGCTGGATCGATGAAACCCTGTTCCTTTCCTGAAGCATGGACAAAAGTTCCCCTTGCTTTTAGGCAACGAACGGTACGATAAACTAGGGCAGTTTGAAAGCACGCCCTGGGGAAAGGAAGGCTGGCTATGCTGCAACTCGTTAATTTATCGAATCATTGTTCAGAGGCGGAGCTGATTCACCATAGCGCCGATGTCCTTCAGGCCTTTTTACACCATCATCGCCTGGATGGAGTTGAAATGATGTTTTGCGGGCCTTGGGACGCCCGGGTTCATCGCCAGGAATGGATTCATGGCGTTCATTTGCGATTTTGGCCCAGCTGGCTTGATTTCTGGCATGGGAATCAGGCTGAGCTGCTCCGCCAGTTTGGCAGCCAGGCCGAAATCAGCAGCCTTTACGGCGGCCCGACCCGGGCGGAATGGCTGCAGGTATACCGGGACAATATCCGTATGGCCTATACTGCCGGAGCAAAATATGTGGTGTTTCACGTTTGTAACGCCCGGATGTCCGAGCTGTTTGACGGGCAGTTTTGCTACAGTTCCAGGGAAGTGATCGCTGCGACAGTTGAGGTGATCAACGTTTTGGCCGAGGATATTCCAAAAGATCTGGAATTGCTGTTTGAAAATTTGTGGTGGCCGGGTCTCACACTGGAGGATAAGGAGCTGACGGCAATGCTGTTGGACGGCGTAAAACACGGCAATTGCGGCATTATGCTGGATACCGGTCATTTGATGAACACGAACCTGGAACTGACCACGGAAGCCGAGGGCGTGGATTATATTCTGGAGACAGTGGAAAAACTGGGTTTATACCGGCATTATATCAAAGGCCTTCATTTGCACCGCTCCCTGTCCGGCCAATATGTGAAAGAAAACTGCCGGCAGGCGGTGAAATCAGCGGAACCGGCTGATATCTTCGCCCATATAGCAAAAATTGACGAGCATTTGCCGTTTAGTTCTCCGGAGGTGCGCCGGATCATTGATTATGTGCAGCCCCGCTATGTGGTTCATGAGTTTATCAACAAGAATATGGATGAATGGTCGGCCAAAGTCAGGCAGCAGCAGAAAGCGCTGCAATTAAAGGAGGAAGGTTAATTGAAACGATTGGGGTATGCGGCGCTGGTTTTCCTGCTGATTGCAGCATTGAGCGGCTGCGGCGGGTTCCAGGGCGGGCCGGCCGATATGCCGCAGTCTGCTCATGAGGTGCAGGATGGCCAGGGAAAGACTCTTAAACTGCCGCAT
This genomic interval from Dendrosporobacter quercicolus contains the following:
- a CDS encoding sugar phosphate isomerase/epimerase family protein gives rise to the protein MLQLVNLSNHCSEAELIHHSADVLQAFLHHHRLDGVEMMFCGPWDARVHRQEWIHGVHLRFWPSWLDFWHGNQAELLRQFGSQAEISSLYGGPTRAEWLQVYRDNIRMAYTAGAKYVVFHVCNARMSELFDGQFCYSSREVIAATVEVINVLAEDIPKDLELLFENLWWPGLTLEDKELTAMLLDGVKHGNCGIMLDTGHLMNTNLELTTEAEGVDYILETVEKLGLYRHYIKGLHLHRSLSGQYVKENCRQAVKSAEPADIFAHIAKIDEHLPFSSPEVRRIIDYVQPRYVVHEFINKNMDEWSAKVRQQQKALQLKEEG